The Lewinellaceae bacterium nucleotide sequence AATGCCATGGCTCCCCCGGCGATCATAGGATCAAGCAAAAATCCATTTATCGGATACAACAGGCCCGCTGCTATTGGAATTCCTATGAGGTTGTAAATAAAAGCCCAGAATAGATTTTGACGGATATTCAAAACGGTTCTTTTTGATAATTCCAGTGCTTTGGGTATAACACCTAAATCGGAGGTGATCAAGGTCATTTTGGCTACATCCATTGCAATATCGGAACCATGTCCCATGGCGATACTTACATCTGCCTGGGCTAAGGCATGAGAATCGTTAATTCCATCACCGACCATGGCAACTATTTTCCCCTTCTCCTGAAGATCCTTTATAAATTCTGCTTTGCCTGAAGGAAGTACCTCTCCTTGGTAATTTTTTAAGTTGACTTGGTCGGCTACTGCTCGGGCCGTTTCTCTATTATCTCCAGTGAGCATAAAGATTTCTATTCCCCTGTTTTGGAGTGTTTGAATGGCCTGCTTTGAAGAAGGTTTGATTTTGTCTGAAATGGCCAGGATTCCTAATGCTTTTATTTGAGTTGCAAAAAAGATTACCGTTTTTGCTTTTGATCGCCATTCTGAAGCTTTTTCCAAAAGCAAATTTGATATAGCTACTCCATGTTCACCCAGAAGCCCGGTATTACCAACCAAATAATTGGTGCCTGATTTATCTCTTGCTTCAATACCTCTTCCTGTAATACTATTGAAATCCATTAAGTCTGCTTGCTGCACACCCTCTCCTTTGAGCTTTTGAACCACTGCTTCGGCCAACGGATGTTCAGATTGTGATTCCATCGCCAACAAAATCGGTTTAAGTTGATCAGCCTGATTTTGATCTTCCCAAAACATATCCGTAACAGTGGGTTTTCCTTCCGTGATGGTTCCTGTTTTATCTAAAACGATGACGTTTACTTTATGACTTAACTCCAGGCTTTCAGCATCTTTTATCAGGATGTTATTTTCGGCGCCTTTACCAACTCCGACCATTATGGCGGTAGGTGTTGCCAGACCAAGAGCACATGGGCAGGCAATAACTAAAACAGTTACGGAGGTTAAAATGGCATGGCTAAAGGCATTTTCTCCTCCAATTATCATCCAGGAAATAAAAGTAATTACAGCAATCCCCATTACAACAGGCACAAACACTCCTGCTATCTTGTCAACTAACTTTTGAACCGGAGCTTTACTTCCCTGAGCTTCCTGAACCATTTTAATAATTTGTGACAACAATGTTTCTCCCCCTACTTTTTCTGCCGTAATACGAAAACTTCCTTTTTGATTGATCGTCCCGGCAAATACTTTCTCTCCTTCTATTTTTTTAACAGGAACAGGTTCCCCTGATATCATGCTTTCATCCACATAGGAGCGTCCTTGAATCACTTCACCATCCACAGGAACTTTTTCTCCCGGTCGGACAATGATTTCGTATCCTTTTTGCACCGAAGCAATAGGCATGTCTACTTCCTTACCATCTATGATGGCTTTTAAGGATTTGGGCTGAAGCCCCATCAAATTTTTAATGGCGGAAGAAGTGTTGGATTTAGCTTTCTCTTCCAGTAATTTTCCTAAAGAAATAAAAGTGATGATCACCGTAGCTGCTTCATAATACACATGGGGTTGTATTCCACGGCTTAACCAAAATTCAGGAAAAACAGTATTGAAAAAACTAAATAAAAACGCAATCCCGGTACTTAAAGCTACAAGGGTATCCATATTAGCTTTACCGTGCCTGGCTTGTTTATAAGCATTGATAAAGAAGTAACGTCCAAACCAGAATAAAACGGGAATGGTCAACGCCAATGAGATCCACCTTCCTGCCTCCCACTCCATAAAGAACATACCGATTATAAAAACCGGCAATGTTAAAATGGCGGAGGATTTAGTCCGCTGCTTTATCTCATTATAATGTTTTAATTGTAACAATTGCTGCACTTCAGCCGGATCATCTTCATCGATGATCAGATCATACCCCACAGACCTAAGTGCATTTTGCAGATCATTGGTTGTAATAGTAGGTTCATATTCTACAAGTACTGAACTGCTGGCAAAATTTACACTTGCATTGGCAACACCTTCTGTTTGGTTAAGAATGGATTCCACACTGGAAGCACAAACGGCACAAGTCATACCTGTTACAGGAAAAGTATTTTTTACGGATTTGTCAGCCTTTTTTTTATTTGTCAGTACATCTGTAGAAATCATTGTGGATATTATTTTTTTAATCCTACAAAATTGGGCAATACTTCACTAATAAGTATTACAGTATTTTGACAAAGGGTTTCAAAGTTTTGTTCAGATCTTATCTAAAGATTTGTGTTGGGGATCCCTGTTTTTTTTGAAAGCGGTAGGTGTCATGCCTGTTTCTTTTTTGAACTGTGAGGATAGATAGGCCACACTACTATAATTCATTAGAAAGGAAATTTCAGATAAAGTCAGTTCATCATAAAACAAAAATCCCTTAACCCTTTCAATCTTTTGAAGGGTAATAAACCGTTCAATAGTGATGCCTTCCACAGAGGAGAACAATCGACTTAAGTGGCTATAATTATAGTGCAACCGTTCCGAAAGAAAAACAGAAAAATTAACAGCTAAAGGTTCTTTGCTATAATGTATCTGATCAATAATCAGTGTTTTAATTGTTGAAATAAGGATATCGGTAGCAGGCCCTAATAGCTCAAATCCTAAAGGTTCTATTTTTTCACTCAATGCCGTTCGTTGTTGGCTGTCAAGTGCCTGAGGTAAATATACTTTTCCTAGCTCCACTTTAATGAAAGGAATATCCAATCTGTTAAATACCTCTTTTATCGCCATGATACACCGGGGGCAGACCATATTTTTTATATGTACTTTGAATTGCTGCATGATTAATTTTTTTGATGGGTATTGTTGGTTTTAAAGGGTCTCATTATAATTCGGTTTCCTTTTTCAAAACTAAAATAACTTATAGCCCAGTTAATGCTCACCAATAATTTATTTCTGAAACCACTTATCGACATCAGATGTACAATGGACCATATCAGCCAGGCAAAATATCCTGCGAATTTGAATTTACCCAAATCCGCGACAGCCCTTCTTTTTCCAATGGTAGCAAGTGAGCCTTTATCTTTGTATTTAAACGGTTTCAATGCTTTTCCATGGATTAGGTTTATTAATGTTTCAGCAAGATGTGTGCCCTGCTGAATGGCTACTTGAGCAACTTGAGGATGCCCGTTAGCATTCCCTTGTGTAGCTACTGTTGAAACATCACCAATAACAAATACGTTTTCGTATCCTTCAATTTTGAGAAATTCATTTGTTTTTATTCGGTTTCCTTTCTCCACAAACATGTTATCTATCCCGGCTGGAAATTGCCCTTTTACTCCGGCGGTCCATATAAGGTTTTTTGCAATGATTTTTTTCTCATTTTTAGTTGTAACGGTCGTGCCGTCATAGTCAACTACTGTTTCGTTGAGTAATACTTCTACATTAAGATCCTTTAAATACTTCAGGGTCTTTGTCGAAGCATTTTCAGACATAGAAGACAATAATTTATCCGATGCTTCAATCAAATAAATATTCATAATAAAAGCAGGATATTCCGGATAATCCTTGGGTAAAATGTAGTGACAAAATTCAGCCAGGGCGCCTGCTGTTTCAATACCTGCAGGCCCCCCTCCCACTACGACAAAATTAGTCAGTGCATCTCTTTCTTCTTCATTACAAGTGATGGCAGCTTGTTCCAGGTTTTGCAACATTTTATGGCGAATGTTTAAGGAGTCCCGAATATCTTTGAGTCCTAAACTGTGATCTTCAACTTTTTTCATGCCGAAAAAGTTGGTTTCTGTCCCTGTTGCAATCACCAGGAAGTCATATGTCAAAAGCCCTTTATCAGTCAAAACAGAAGTGGTCGACGTTTGAATCTCAAGTACTTCTGCCAATCGAAAAATTACGTTTTTGTATCCTCTCAATTGTTTTCTAAAAGGAAAAACGATACTATCCGGTTCCAATGCACTGGTGGCTACCTGGTAAAAAAGAGGTTGAAATTGATGAAAATTGTTTCGATCTATTAATACAATTTGTAAATCCTGATTTTTTAGCTTTTCCACTAGAGCCAACCCAGCAAAACCTCCGCCAATAACCACTACCCTTGGAAATTCAGATTCTGGTAAACATATGGTTTCTTTCACCATACAAGAGGTCTCAATTTTTGATTTATTATACACTTATCGGTTATTTATAATGATTTTATTTTGTGGCAACCTATTCCTCAATTTGTGGACTTTATAAAAGCTCATGGTCGTACCTGTATAATTTTTAAATTGTTTACACAGATGTTGAACACTTCTATACCCCAGATGGTAGGCTATTTCTGAAAAATTCATTTCATCATATTCCACTAATTCTTTTACTTTTTCCATTCTTACTAATGCAAAGTATCGTTCAATTGTAACGGATTCCCGATGCGAAAATGTTTTGCTCAAATAGAAATAGCTTTTGTGGAATTTTCTACTCAAGAAATCAGATAGGTTACAGTCCATAATTAAAGGTAAATCATTAACCAACCCACGAATGGTTAATTTGATTTGGTCAACTAAAAAAACCTCTTTGTCTTTGATCAAATCAAAACCATCTTCCCTTAGCGCTTTTCTAAGGCTATCAAATTCAAATTGGTTTTGGTTTTGATAACATGAAATAACAGCTTTCCCAAGCGTAAGCTCAAGCACCAGATAACCAGAATCTTCCAAGGTTTGTCTGACAACCTTGATACATCTGGTACAGATCATATCTTTGATAAATAAAACCTTTTCTTGTTGTATACTCATAATGTTAAATTTGATATTAACTTTTGCTGATACTCTGAGATTAATTCTTTTTTAACACGAAATACATACTTTAAGGCATTGCCTTTGCGATAAATCACTTGTCCTTTTACAAATTGCTCCATATTGGGAAATTCCACTCTCTTTTTATGTTTTCTTCTCTTGGCAGCCTTGTAAGTATTTTCTTCCATATAACTCATGTAATAGCTTTTGAGTAGTCCAAATTAAAAGGCAGTTTTAATGTCTGATCACAACCTTTTTTGTTTTGAAGTGCTTTCCAATATTCAATGACAAATAATATAATCCCTCTGGCAGCCCCTCTGCAGGTATTGTAATTAGGTGGTGCCCTGAATCATACTTTTGGGGGTTAATAACATTGACCTCTTTTCCAAGCGCATTGAACAGGGTTCCAAAAATCATTAGAGGCTCCTCAATATTAAACTCCAGGTTTAATCGGCCAGAAACAGGATTAGGGTAGGTTTTATAATTTAAGTGCTCAGGAAAGTTATCTTCGATTGCCACAGGTGTATCTCCATTACCAATATAAAGATCATCGATATAAAGTTTATTCCCCCCATCTGTCACATTCACAATTTTGACTTCAACATAGGTTTCGGTTTTAAAATTGTTTAGAATGATGAATGCATCTTTCCATTGGGTAGAATCAGGAATAAAGGGAGTGGTTTGTGTCGGACCAGTAACCAAACCACTGCCTGATCTGTAAAAAACCTGGGAATAAGTATTCCCACAGTTCGAAGAAAGTAAAACAATTAATTCATCTGAATAACTTGGGTCAGACCTTGCGTATGCCCATTTAAAAGACATGAAAAGCAGGTTTCCTGTGTTTGAAGAAAAGTCTAATTTTGGCAACACCATTTCATCAACGGTTCCATAATTTGTATTTTCTAAATTATTGATACTCATTGAATAATTACTCGAAGTAAAAGCCAAAGAATCCAATTGCCAGGTAATTTCTCCATCAGGGTTATTTATGGAAATGCCGGCAGGAGGATAAAGACCGCTATCAAAATTTTCACTAAAAGGCAAATCAGCCCCCACTCCAGGAGCATTTACACTAATATAATTTTCCTTAATAAGGGTATCCGAAGTGTTGGCATTTGAAACAATAAGCATCACATCATAATTACCAATAGATTCGTAATTAACGACAGGGTTTTGTTCATTGGAAAAACCGGGGTTTCCGCCAGGGAATTCCCATTGCCAATTGGTCACATCATTTAATGAAATATCAGAAAATCTTACACTATTACCGATGCAAATATCTTTGGTAAGAGTTGCAAAGTCCGCTAGAACCGGGCATATAGCGGGTGAGATATAAATTGAATCATAACCTGTGTTAATTAGATTTTCATCGGTCCAAATTTCAGTTCGAATAGCATTTAAGGAGCTTTGCATTCTCATTTTTTGACCACTCGTAAACATGTTTTTACAACTCCCGGGTGTATAATCCATGTAATTTTCTTTCTGGTCATTTAAATCAGGGAGATCGTTGTCACAAGTATTTAGCGTAATGCAAGAGTAATTGGGTTCAAAGGTTGGAGGCGTATCACAAACATAATCACCATCAGTACATACATCCTGACCACATGAATTATTGAAGGTATGGTAAACACCAAGCCAATGACCTACTTCATGGGTAAGTGTCCTACCTGGAAAACCGTTTGCTGATCCTGTATTGCCAAAATAATTATGCTGCACAACAACGCCATCTTCATCTGGTGGCCCACCCGGAAAAGAAGCATAACCGGCTACGTTTCCATTTATACTTTTTACAATATAAACATTCAGATACCTCGTGTTATCCCAAAAACTCAGCTCCTTTAATAATGGGCGCTGATAGCTTTGGTGATTGGTTAATGAAGAATTAACCCTTACAATGCCGTTTGTACATTTTCCTTCCGGGTTTAAATTGGCCAGGAAAAACCGCACATTGGTATCCACTCCTTCTCCATCTCCATTGGTGCCTGCCATTTTGCCAAAGTCTTCGTTTAGAATTTGAATCTGGCTTTGAATTTGTAATTCTGAAATATTTTCGTTTCCACCATTATGAATGACGTGAACAACAACAGGGATGATTTTTATTGAATCTGTATTACGCTCGCCGGATTCAATTTGATTAATACCGTTTTGAATTTTATGTTTAATCTCTTCCAGGTTGTTCTGGTTAAAATATTGATCAAAGTAACAGGGTCTAATTTCCTGAGCAACCCCAAATTTTGCAGTCAAAAAAAGCAAAAGCAGCAATATTGTTTTTTTCATAATTCCGATTTGATTAAAGTTGCCTGGTTTTAATGAGTATGAGCTCCTGTTTCCAGAAAAGCTCCCTTAGCTCCTACACCTTCTATATGAATTAACTGGGCTCCGTAATGCCCGGCTTCGCTGACAAAATAGGCGGAAGAAATAAGCGCAATGGCCACAAAAATTTCAAGCCATAATTTTCGTTTCAAAAAAAAGTGACTAATAGACTTTAGAACAACCGCAAAAAAGGCACTCCAAAGCGTATAATCTGCAAACCATTCATGCTTGTCTAATACCCAGGCCGCAGTTTCAGATAATCCATTTGTATGTGGGTGTACATACCTTCCGGCTACATAAGCACCTAATAGTCCGGCAGTTGCCAAACCCAGGGTAACCCAACTAAGCTGTTCTTTAAAAACGAAAAAGCTGATTATTTGAAACAAAGCAGCAAACAACAATAACACAATGGGAAAATGTACAACCATAGGATGTAAAGTCGGAAAGCTTTCAAATGAAGCCTTTTCTTTAACTATTGCATCAGCATGATGAGTATCAGGTTCTCCATGAACGTGGCCAGCATCTTCTATGTGTACTTGTATAGAGGACGCTTCTCCCATAGAATCATTTTGAATTTGTTCCTGCGATTCATTGTCCTTTTTGTGTCCTTCCTCTCCGTGTGCATTTGCAGAAAAACTTAAAAGGAAAAGGCTTGCTGTGATTATCAGTACTTTTTGCATTTTTATGATTTTATTTGATAAAAGACCATAATCTGTTTCTAATTATTTGCTATTAAAAAAAGTGATTGATAAGACTCTGGTAAATGCCTCCAATAATTATTGAGCCTACCAGAAGAATTAAAAAGTAGTTGTACATTTTTTTCATCAATGAAGGAGGGTTATCTCCCGTTTGGCAACACTTTTTCATATTTAAATTTGATATTATCCAGGTTATCTTAATTTCAATTTCAACAACTGGGCATTAATGGCCACTATCACTGTACTTAAAGACATTAATACGGCTCCAATGGCAGGGGTTAAAACGAAAGCCGGGTATAAGACTCCTGCTGCCAGGGGAATTGCAATGACATTATATCCGGTAGCCCAAATCAGGTTTTGAACCATTTTCCAGTAAGTAGCTTTTCCAAATAATATCAGGTTGGAAATATCTTTTGGGTTGCTGTTGACCAATATAATATCAGCGGTTTCATTGGCTACATCCGTACCCGATCCTATTGCAATGCCTATATCTGCTTTGGCCAATGCAGGTGCATCATTTACACCATCTCCTGTCATGGCAACGATGTGTCCTTTGCTTTTTAAGTCGTCAATAATTTCTACCTTTTGATGGGGTAAAACTTCTGCAAAATAACCATCAAGTTTCAGTGACTCACTGACCGCTTTGGCCACTATCTTATTATCTCCGGTAGCCATGAAAACTTTAATATTATTCTTTTGTAAGGTTTTGACTGCTTGTTCAGATTCTGCTCTGATCTCATCGGCCAATCCAATAAATCCAGCCAGGACATCATCAATAATTATGAAGATGACGGTTTCGGCTGCATTCAAATAGGCATCGGACGGAAGGCTGATTTTGTTTTCTTCCAGAAATTTAGGACTAACCACTTTAACTTGCTTTCCTTTTATCGTGCCTTTAACCCCTCTTGCTGTAATAGATTCGAAATTGTCAACCTGAGGAATATCCAAAGCTTCATTTTTGGCGTATCTTACAATGCTTTGTGCAATGGGATGTTCTGAATTTTGTTCCAGGGCGGCGGCCATTTGAATTAGTTGAACTTTGTCGTGATCAGTTGATTTTGATTCGATTCTGGTTACACCAAACTCCCCTTTTGTCAATGTTCCGGTTTTGTCAAATACAATGGCTGATATTTTCCTGGAATCTTCGAAAGCCGTTCTGTTCCTGATCAGTAAACCATTTTTTGCCGAAATGGAAGTGGAGATGGCCACTACCAGCGGGATGGCTAATCCAAGGGCATGAGGACAGGCGATAATCAAAACCGTTACCATCCTTTCCAAGGCAAAAACAAATGGCTTGCCATCTAATAGCCAATAGGTAAGCGTTACCCCTCCGGCAATAATAGCAATATAGGTAAGCCACTTAGCAGCTTTATTAGCTAGGTTTTGGGTTTTGGATTTAGAAGCCTGTGCTTCTTTAACCATTTTAATCACGTTGCTCAAATAAGAATCTTCCCCTGTTTTTTCAACTCTTACGTTTAACGACGAACTTCCAATAATAGACCCTCCAATCAGGTAATCATTTTCCTTTTTCTCTATGGGTTTTGATTCCCCTGTGAGCATTGATTCATTGACATAAGTGGTACCCTTTACTACTTTCCCGTCGGCAGGGACTTTTTCATTGGCTTTTATGAGAATGATATCTCCTTTTTTTAAATTTTGAGTAGCCACATCTTCCATTTCACCATCCTCTCGAATAATATGTGCCACACTTGGCATTAGGTCTGCTAATTTTTCAAGTGCTTTGGAGGCCCCTAAAATAGATTTCATTTCTATCCAATGTCCCAATAACATGATCACGATTAGCGTCGCCAATTCCCAAAAAAATGTTTTACCCCCAAGTCCAAAAGTTACGGCTGCACTATAGGCATAGGCCGTAATGATAGCTAAGGAGATCAGGGTCATCATCCCTGGGGTTTTTCCTTTTACTTCATTAAAAAATCCTTTCAAAAAAGGAAAGCCTCCATAGAAAAAAACAATACTTGACAATAGAAAAACCACTAAATCCCGGCCTGTAAAATCAAATTGGTATCCTAACAATTCCTGGATCATGGGCGCCAGAATAACAATAGGAATGCACAAAATAAGTGATACCCAAAATCGTTTTTTAAAATCTTCAATCATCATTCTATGATGATCATGCCCTGAGGCACCCATGGATGGGTTACCATGACTTCCGTGATTATTCATCTTATGATGTTGGTGTTGTGAATGGTCCATTCTTATTTCAATTGTGGTTAATTAATATCCCAATGCTTAAAGCTGGAGAGGGGAGTTTCCTCCTCCTCTCCGCAATGGACGTAAGTTTATGCTTTGGCTCGATCATATTGGCAACAGCCAGGTAAATTGGTGTATACTTCCTCTTTCGCTTGAAATTTATCAGTATCGTGACCAACATCAGCTATTTTCTTTTTGATTTCGTCCAGGCTGATAACTTCATTATCGAATTGGACAGCCATCATTTTGGTATCTACATCCCAGTCAGCTGATTGAATCCCTTTTACATTTTTAAGTGCCCCTTCAATTCTGTTTTCACACATACCGCAATTTCCATAAACTTTGAAAGATGCTTTTTGTCCATTGAAACTAGATGTCATCGCTGCTCCTGTGATTTCATCAATTGAACTGGAAGCGTTATCTACCTTTGATGTTGATGACTCACAACTAGCTCCCTTTTTCGCCTTTGAACCACAACAACCTTGAGCGTTTACAGAAAAACCCATAAGTACGAGTGCCAATACACTCAGTGAAATTTTTAAATAATTCATTTTAAATTGTTTTTTAGTTAAATAATGTTTTTTAATAAATTGATTCCTAATGACTGTGACCATCATGATCATCTTTATCAATTAATTCTAAATCCATACCGCATTTCGAGCACTTGTCCCCTTCTTTCCCTTTAATATCAGGATGCATAGGACAAGCATGCGTCTCAGTCATATCGCCTTTCATTTCGGTGCCATCCTGGTGATCAGCATGTTCATGGTCGGCATCATTCATTTCCATTTTGTCGTGTGAATGGTCATCATGACCGTCGCTGGCATTACTTCCTCCACAAGAAGAAAGACTAATTGTAATTGCGATTAACGCAATAAAAAATGCACTGATTTTTAAAATCTTCATGATCTATTGTTTTTATATAATTAATGATTGTGAAATTTCATAGAATTTTGAGTGGTGGAAATAGTGGTTTCCATTTCCATCGGAAAAGTTCCTGTGACACTACCGCATTTCATCATTTTGTCTCCGAAATAAGGATTTTTTATCTGTTCCTCTTTACTTATCCAATCAGCCCCTTCGTTGTTCATTGCCATAGGACAATGTTGGATATATAGCTTATCTCCGTCATACCCAAAAGCTCCCAATGTTTGAATCATCAACTGAGATAGAAAGGCAAATTGGGTTCGTTGATCTTCAACTTCGTTATTCTTTTTGATTTGCTCAACATGGCCTGTCATCCCTTCCAATTGCTCCATCCAGTACATATGTGCCTCTCCTTTTAATAAGCTCATATCAACTTTTTCAAGCTGATTCAAAAAAGCTTGAGCTGCGGTTGCAGCAATCTTAGCATCTGTGGCCACAAATCCATCTTTTAATTCGAAATAGACTTGTACCAGGCTATTTAATTGTTCTTTGAAACCTAAAGGTGTTGTCGTTGTATAATCAGGAATAGAGGAAATTATTTGGGAGTCTCCTTTCGTCGTTACCACTTTATTCATCATACTCTGCTGGTTATTGAGCTGTGCCGCTGCATCAATTGCAAAGTTTCCATGAATTACTATTTCCTCCCCTGCGACCAGACCACTTTCAAGCATATAACTATCTCCTAGAGAAGTTCCAAGTTCTACCTCTTTATACTTAAAAGAAGGAATTTCCATATCTGGCAGTTTCACATAAACGACCGAACGCTTACCGGTCCATAAAATGGCCGATTTAGGAACCATCAATTTTTCATCAGATGAAAGACTTGCTTTTATTTCCCCCCTTACGAACATTTCTGGCTTTAGAATCCCTGAGTTATTATTAATTTCAGCCCGCAAGGCAGCAACCCTGGTTTTTGGGTTGATGATAGGATCAATGTATTCAATTCGTGTTTGAAATGTTTTATTCGGAAGTACAGGAGTAGTAAATTCTACCCTGTCCCCAATTCTGATATTGGCCAGATCTTCTTCATAACCATCAAATAAGACCCATAACTTATTCAGATTGATAATATCAAATAAAACTTGCCCTGTTTTAACATAATCTCCTACAGAAATTCTACGATTTGATACTACTCCATTCATTTCTGCATAAATGGTGAAAGTCTCCATGATTTCTCCATTTTTCTCAATAGTTTCAATGTCTTTTATCGGTATTTTCCAAAATTGAAGCTTCTTTCTTGCTGCCTCAACTAAGCTCGGATTAATACTTGTAAACTTTAAAGCTTCTAATAATTCTTGTTGAGCAGCCACCAATTCCGGAGAATATATTACAGCCAACTTTTGTCCTTTTGCCACTCGTTCACCCGTAAAAGTGATGAACAGCTGTTCGATTCGACCAGGAATATGTGCGGCCTGGCTTGACGAGCGCCTTTCATCTGCCTGTATCTTACCATTTAGCAAAATTGTTTTTTCAGGATTACTCGTCTCTCCAATAATCGTCGTTTGGATATTAGCCAATTTAATAGCTTCTGTTGTCATTTCAAGTACAAGAGGATCATTGGAAGAACTGCTATTATCTAATGGGATCAACTCCATCCCACAAATGGGGCAATCCCCTGGTTCAGGTTGTTGAATTTGAGGGTGCATAGAACAGGTCCAAATGGTTGCTTTTTCCTGCGCCTCTTTAGAATGGTCATGTTGATCATTAGTTGAACTATCCATATTGGCAGAATTGAAGGCTAGGTAACCAATGCCTATTCCCACTACCATAGCAAGTAAAATAAACAATATTGATTTTGAACTTTTCATAATATTATTTTGATTCCTACCTTTGAAAGTAGGGTAAGTTTTTAAGTTAATTATTGATTCTCGACTTGATTACAATATGTATCTTTCAACAGAAACCTTGGCGATATGACTTTTCATAACAGCTTTCAGAATTTTCAAATCGTAATTGACTAAATCATTTTCCAACTGAAGCAATTCGTCGAAACTACTTCCGGAATTACTGTAAGTTTCCTGCAAAATATTAATGGCCACTTTTGTCGTAGCAATTTGTTTTTGATAGAGTTCCAGTTTTAAAACAGCATCTTCATAGTCTGCATATGCTTTTTCAATACTGGATAAAAATCTCAACTGTACATCTTCTTTACGATTCTCAAGCGCTGCGATTTTTAATTTTTCTTCCTGAGCTTTGGCTGTGTATTTTTTACGATACAGAGGTATTTTGACTTTAACTTTAGGTATCAAAATATCCCTGCCATTATTTTCTGGAAAAGCATCACTGCGTTTCCCTACCATGATGTAATCCATACCTACTCCAAAAGATGGTTTTCCGTTCAAAACATTCAGTTCAATCTCATTTTGAGCACTTTCCTGTTGAATAGAAAACATCTTTACTATCGGATGATTTTGCCTGATATTATTAGCCAAACTGTCTTTATTGAATAACATTTCAGCTCTCGAAAATCCACCTACTATCCGAACATTTACATCTACTGGTCGGCCGAGTACCTGGTTAAGCTCTGCAAGTGCTTTTGTTTTTTGATTATCAATAATTTTCAATTGCTGATCCAACTCCTG carries:
- a CDS encoding copper-translocating P-type ATPase, which encodes MISTDVLTNKKKADKSVKNTFPVTGMTCAVCASSVESILNQTEGVANASVNFASSSVLVEYEPTITTNDLQNALRSVGYDLIIDEDDPAEVQQLLQLKHYNEIKQRTKSSAILTLPVFIIGMFFMEWEAGRWISLALTIPVLFWFGRYFFINAYKQARHGKANMDTLVALSTGIAFLFSFFNTVFPEFWLSRGIQPHVYYEAATVIITFISLGKLLEEKAKSNTSSAIKNLMGLQPKSLKAIIDGKEVDMPIASVQKGYEIIVRPGEKVPVDGEVIQGRSYVDESMISGEPVPVKKIEGEKVFAGTINQKGSFRITAEKVGGETLLSQIIKMVQEAQGSKAPVQKLVDKIAGVFVPVVMGIAVITFISWMIIGGENAFSHAILTSVTVLVIACPCALGLATPTAIMVGVGKGAENNILIKDAESLELSHKVNVIVLDKTGTITEGKPTVTDMFWEDQNQADQLKPILLAMESQSEHPLAEAVVQKLKGEGVQQADLMDFNSITGRGIEARDKSGTNYLVGNTGLLGEHGVAISNLLLEKASEWRSKAKTVIFFATQIKALGILAISDKIKPSSKQAIQTLQNRGIEIFMLTGDNRETARAVADQVNLKNYQGEVLPSGKAEFIKDLQEKGKIVAMVGDGINDSHALAQADVSIAMGHGSDIAMDVAKMTLITSDLGVIPKALELSKRTVLNIRQNLFWAFIYNLIGIPIAAGLLYPINGFLLDPMIAGGAMAFSSVSVVANSLRLKASKL
- a CDS encoding helix-turn-helix domain-containing protein, whose product is MQQFKVHIKNMVCPRCIMAIKEVFNRLDIPFIKVELGKVYLPQALDSQQRTALSEKIEPLGFELLGPATDILISTIKTLIIDQIHYSKEPLAVNFSVFLSERLHYNYSHLSRLFSSVEGITIERFITLQKIERVKGFLFYDELTLSEISFLMNYSSVAYLSSQFKKETGMTPTAFKKNRDPQHKSLDKI
- a CDS encoding NAD(P)/FAD-dependent oxidoreductase, with the translated sequence MVKETICLPESEFPRVVVIGGGFAGLALVEKLKNQDLQIVLIDRNNFHQFQPLFYQVATSALEPDSIVFPFRKQLRGYKNVIFRLAEVLEIQTSTTSVLTDKGLLTYDFLVIATGTETNFFGMKKVEDHSLGLKDIRDSLNIRHKMLQNLEQAAITCNEEERDALTNFVVVGGGPAGIETAGALAEFCHYILPKDYPEYPAFIMNIYLIEASDKLLSSMSENASTKTLKYLKDLNVEVLLNETVVDYDGTTVTTKNEKKIIAKNLIWTAGVKGQFPAGIDNMFVEKGNRIKTNEFLKIEGYENVFVIGDVSTVATQGNANGHPQVAQVAIQQGTHLAETLINLIHGKALKPFKYKDKGSLATIGKRRAVADLGKFKFAGYFAWLIWSIVHLMSISGFRNKLLVSINWAISYFSFEKGNRIIMRPFKTNNTHQKN
- a CDS encoding helix-turn-helix domain-containing protein; its protein translation is MSIQQEKVLFIKDMICTRCIKVVRQTLEDSGYLVLELTLGKAVISCYQNQNQFEFDSLRKALREDGFDLIKDKEVFLVDQIKLTIRGLVNDLPLIMDCNLSDFLSRKFHKSYFYLSKTFSHRESVTIERYFALVRMEKVKELVEYDEMNFSEIAYHLGYRSVQHLCKQFKNYTGTTMSFYKVHKLRNRLPQNKIIINNR
- a CDS encoding T9SS type A sorting domain-containing protein, translating into MKKTILLLLLFLTAKFGVAQEIRPCYFDQYFNQNNLEEIKHKIQNGINQIESGERNTDSIKIIPVVVHVIHNGGNENISELQIQSQIQILNEDFGKMAGTNGDGEGVDTNVRFFLANLNPEGKCTNGIVRVNSSLTNHQSYQRPLLKELSFWDNTRYLNVYIVKSINGNVAGYASFPGGPPDEDGVVVQHNYFGNTGSANGFPGRTLTHEVGHWLGVYHTFNNSCGQDVCTDGDYVCDTPPTFEPNYSCITLNTCDNDLPDLNDQKENYMDYTPGSCKNMFTSGQKMRMQSSLNAIRTEIWTDENLINTGYDSIYISPAICPVLADFATLTKDICIGNSVRFSDISLNDVTNWQWEFPGGNPGFSNEQNPVVNYESIGNYDVMLIVSNANTSDTLIKENYISVNAPGVGADLPFSENFDSGLYPPAGISINNPDGEITWQLDSLAFTSSNYSMSINNLENTNYGTVDEMVLPKLDFSSNTGNLLFMSFKWAYARSDPSYSDELIVLLSSNCGNTYSQVFYRSGSGLVTGPTQTTPFIPDSTQWKDAFIILNNFKTETYVEVKIVNVTDGGNKLYIDDLYIGNGDTPVAIEDNFPEHLNYKTYPNPVSGRLNLEFNIEEPLMIFGTLFNALGKEVNVINPQKYDSGHHLITIPAEGLPEGLYYLSLNIGKHFKTKKVVIRH